A region from the Arachis ipaensis cultivar K30076 chromosome B01, Araip1.1, whole genome shotgun sequence genome encodes:
- the LOC107645970 gene encoding uncharacterized protein LOC107645970, protein MASHALHLQQVFQILVENQLVLNEKKCTFAVSSVEYLGHIISAQGVLADPNKTTAMLEWPVPTDQRALRGFLGLTGYYRRFVQGYGVIAKLLTELTKRNAFEWNDKAQETFKRLKRLMADLPTLAVPDFNQDFVWKQMHRVRGWVRCCPSKADQ, encoded by the coding sequence ATGGCTAGCCATGCCCTTCATCTCCAACAAGTTTTCCAGATTTTAGTGGAGAACCAGCTGGTGTTAAATGAGAAGAAATGCACATTCGCAGTGAGCTCGGTGGAGTACTTGGGCCACATTATCTCAGCACAAGGGGTCTTGGCGGATCCTAACAAAACCACAGCAATGCTAGAGTGGCCGGTGCCTACGGACCAACGAGCTTTACGGGGATTCTTGGGCCTTACCGGCTACTATAGGCGGTTTGTGCAAGGATATGGGGTAATCGCCAAGCTGTTAACGGAGTTGACAAAGCGAAATGCGTTTGAATGGAATGACAAGGCACAAGAGACTTTCAAGAGATTGAAGAGGCTGATGGCAGACCTACCGACTCTAGCAGTTCCGGATTTCAATCAAGACTTCGTTTGGAAACAGATGCATCGAGTGAGGGGTTGGGTGCGGTGCTGTCCCAGCAAGGCAGACCAATAG
- the LOC107623037 gene encoding stilbene synthase 3 — protein sequence MVSVSEIRKVQRAEGPATVLAIGTANPPNCIDQSTYADYYFRVTNSEHMTDLKKKFQRICERTQIKNRHMYLTEEILKENPNMCAYKAPSLDAREDMMIREVPRVGKEAATKAIKEWGQPMSKITHLIFCTTSGVALPGVDYELIVLLGLDPSVKRYMMYHQGCFAGGTVLRLAKDLAENNKDARVLIVCSENTAVTFRGPSETDMDSLVGQALFADGAAAIIIGSDPVPEVEKPIFEIVSTDQKLVPNSHGAIGGLLREVGLTFYLNKSVPDIISQNINDALSKAFDPLGISDYNSIFWIAHPGGRAILDQVEQKVNLKPEKMNATRDVLSNYGNMSSACVFFIMDLMRKKSLEEGLKTTGEGLDWGVLFGFGPGLTIETVVLRSVAI from the exons ATGGTGTCTGTGAGTGAGATCCGCAAAGTTCAAAGGGCAGAAGGCCCTGCAACTGTATTGGCGATAGGCACAGCAAATCCACCAAATTGTATTGATCAGAGCACATATGCTGATTATTATTTTAGAGTAACTAACAGTGAACACATGACTGATCTCAAGAAGAAGTTTCAGCGCATTT GTGAGAGAACACAAATCAAGAACAGACATATGTACTTAACAGAAGAGATACTGAAAGAGAATCCTAACATGTGCGCATACAAAGCACCGTCGTTGGATGCAAGGGAAGACATGATGATCAGGGAGGTACCAAGGGTTGGAAAAGAGGCTGCAACCAAGGCCATCAAGGAATGGGGTCAGCCAATGTCTAAGATCACACATTTGATCTTCTGCACCACCAGCGGTGTTGCATTGCCTGGCGTTGATTACGAACTCATCGTACTCTTAGGACTCGACCCATCCGTCAAGAGGTACATGATGTACCACCAAGGCTGCTTCGCCGGTGGCACTGTCCTTCGTTTGGCTAAGGACTTGGCTGAAAACAACAAGGATGCTCGTGTGCTTATCGTTTGTTCTGAGAATACCGCAGTCACTTTCCGTGGTCCTAGTGAGACAGACATGGATAGTCTTGTAGGGCAAGCCTTGTTTGCTGATGGAGCTGCTGCGATTATCATTGGTTCTGATCCTGTGCCAGAGGTTGAAAAGCCTATCTTTGAAATTGTTTCGACTGATCAAAAACTTGTCCCTAACAGCCATGGAGCCATCGGTGGTCTCCTTCGTGAAGTTGGGCTTACATTCTATCTTAATAAGAGTGTTCCTGATATTATTTCACAAAACATCAATGATGCGCTCAGTAAAGCTTTTGATCCATTGGGTATATCTGATTATAACTCAATATTTTGGATTGCACACCCTGGTGGACGTGCAATTTTGGATCAGGTTGAACAGAAAGTGAACTTGAAACCAGAGAAGATGAATGCCACTAGAGACGTGCTTAGCAATTACGGTAACATGTCAAGTGCGTGTGTGTTCTTCATCATGGATTTAATGAGGAAGAAGTCCCTTGAAGAAGGACTTAAAACTACCGGTGAAGGACTTGATTGGGGCGTACTTTTTGGCTTTGGTCCTGGTCTCACTATTGAAACTGTTGTTCTCCGCAGCGTGGCCATATGA
- the LOC107622963 gene encoding pentatricopeptide repeat-containing protein At4g33990-like — MLSVLKFVPICKLNLVSKVLPLRRWVHHAPATPLHFHKNNKLGTSTSGFDFDFDVLIRVCRDINIAKRLHTLLVVLGKAQDVVLSTKLVNLYASLGDITFSRSTFNHLQRKNLFAWNSMVAAYVRSCRRHEALSCFNEFLLESGLRPDFYTFPPVLKACVSLIDGKKIHCYVVKLGFERDVFVAASLINLYSRFGALDIAYEVFDEMPDRDVGTWNAMISAFCQNGNAAEALDVLNRMRSEGLNMDPVTVSSVLPVCAQSGDIFNGMLIHLYVIKHGLDMDVFVSNALINVYSKFGRLGDAQKVFDHMKIRDLVSWNSIIAAYEQNNDAATALRLFKEMQFVGIQPDLLTIVSLASIFGQLSDRRISSSIHGFIIRHEWLEKDVVIGNALVNMYAKLGAMNCARTVFEQLPVKDIISWNTLITGYTQNGLASEAVDAFNMMEECTKIIPNQGTWVSILPAYSHVGALQQGMKIHGRLIKNCLYKDIFVATSLIDMYGKCGRLVDGISLFNEIPRETSVPWNAIISSLGIHGDGEVALQLFKDMLAEGVEPDHITFVSLLSACSHSGLVNEGERCFDLMQKEHGIKPNLRHYGCMVDLLGRAGYLEKAYNLVSSMPIQPDASIWGALLSACRIHGNVDLGTFASSRLLEVDSENVGYYVLLSNMYANIGKWEGVTKVRSLARDRGLRKTPGWSSVVVGNIVEVFYTGNQSHPKCTEIYEELRVLTAKMKNLGYVPDYSFVLQDVEDDEKEQILMSHSERLAMAFGIISTSPRSPIRIFKNLRVCGDCHNAAKFISRITERDIIMRDSNRFHHFKCGICSCGDYW; from the coding sequence CCCCATTTGCAAACTCAACCTCGTTTCCAAGGTTCTGCCATTGCGGAGATGGGTTCATCATGCCCCTGCAACTCCCCTACACTTCCACAAGAACAACAAACTTGGCACTTCCACTTCCGGTTTCGATTTCGATTTCGACGTTCTAATCCGAGTTTGCAGGGACATCAACATCGCTAAGCGGCTTCACACTCTTCTCGTTGTGTTGGGAAAAGCTCAAGATGTTGTTTTGTCAACAAAGCTGGTTAATTTGTATGCATCTCTTGGGGACATCACATTCTCTCGCTCCACTTTCAACCACCTTCAGAGAAAGAACCTCTTTGCCTGGAACTCAATGGTGGCTGCTTATGTCCGCAGCTGCCGGCGCCATGAGGCATTGAGCTGTTTCAATGAATTCTTGTTAGAATCTGGTTTGAGGCCTGATTTTTATACCTTTCCGCCTGTGTTGAAAGCCTGTGTGAGTCTAATTGATGGCAAGAAGATACATTGCTACGTTGTGAAGTTGGGTTTTGAACGGGATGTATTTGTGGCTGCCTCATTGATCAATTTGTATTCGCGGTTTGGTGCTTTGGATATTGCATAtgaggtgtttgatgaaatgcctgaTCGAGATGTGGGTACTTGGAATGCAATGATTTCCGCGTTTTGTCAGAATGGGAATGCTGCTGAGGCATTGGATGTCTTGAATAGGATGAGAAGTGAGGGGCTGAATATGGATCCCGTTACTGTGTCGAGCGTACTTCCTGTTTGTGCGCAGTCGGGTGATATTTTTAATGGGATGTTGATTCATTTGTATGTGATAAAGCATGGTTTGGACATGGACGTGTTTGTATCAAATGCTTTGATAAATGTGTATTCTAAGTTTGGGAGGCTTGGGGATGCCCAGAAGGTTTTCGATCACATGAAAATTAGGGATCTGGTATCTTGGAATTCCATAATTGCTGCATACGAGCAGAATAATGATGCAGCTACTGCACTCAGGTTGTTTAAAGAGATGCAGTTTGTAGGAATTCAGCCTGACTTGTTGACAATTGTAAGTTTGGCTTCAATATTTGGTCAGTTAAGTGATCGAAGGATAAGCAGTTCaattcatggattcattattagGCATGAATGGCTTGAAAAGGATGTTGTGATTGGAAATGCACTTGTGAATATGTATGCGAAATTGGGTGCTATGAATTGTGCTCGAACGGTTTTTGAACAACTACCTGTTAAAGATATAATTTCATGGAACACTTTGATCACAGGTTACACACAGAATGGTCTTGCAAGTGAGGCAGTTGATGCTTTCAACATGATGGAAGAGTGTACAAAGATAATCCCCAACCAAGGGACATGGGTGAGCATTCTCCCAGCATATTCACATGTTGGAGCTTTGCAACAAGGAATGAAAATTCATGGAAGGTTAATTAAGAACTGTCTCTACAAGGATATCTTTGTGGCTACTAGCCTAATTGACATGTACGGAAAATGTGGGAGGTTAGTTGATGGAATATCATTATTCAATGAAATTCCACGGGAAACTTCAGTTCCTTGGAATGCTATAATATCGTCTCTTGGGATTCACGGAGATGGAGAAGTAGCACTCCAACTTTTCAAGGATATGCTAGCTGAAGGGGTAGAGCCAGATCATATCACATTCGTATCTTTGTTGTCGGCATGTAGTCATTCTGGCTTAGTGAATGAGGGCGAACGCTGCTTTGATTTGATGCAGAAAGAGCATGGAATCAAGCCAAATTTGAGACATTATGGTTGCATGGTTGATTTGCTTGGACGTGCTGGGTATTTGGAGAAGGCGTATAATTTAGTGAGCAGCATGCCCATACAGCCTGATGCGTCGATCTGGGGGGCTCTTCTTAGTGCTTGTAGAATACATGGAAATGTAGATTTGGGTACCTTTGCTTCAAGTCGTTTGTTGGAAGTTGATTCTGAAAATGTTGGCTATTATGTTTTGTTATCAAATATGTATGCAAACATTGGCAAATGGGAAGGAGTGACTAAAGTAAGATCATTGGCCAGAGATCGTGGTCTGAGGAAGACTCCAGGATGGAGCTCTGTTGTAGTGGGCAATATAGTTGAAGTCTTCTACACTGGGAACCAAAGCCATCCTAAATGCACTGAGATATACGAGGAATTAAGGGTTTTGACTGCCAAAATGAAGAACCTTGGTTATGTTCCGGACTACAGTTTTGTCCTGCAAGATGTTGAGGATGACGAAAAAGAGCAGATTTTGATGAGTCATAGCGAGAGATTGGCAATGGCGTTTGGTATTATCAGCACCTCACCAAGAAGTCCCATTAGGATATTCAAGAACTTGCGTGTCTGCGGTGATTGCCATAATGCTGCTAAGTTCATATCCAGAATTACTGAGAGGGACATTATTATGAGGGATTCAAATCGCTTCCATCACTTCAAATGTGGGATTTGCTCATGTGGTGATTACTGGTAG